One window of Amaranthus tricolor cultivar Red isolate AtriRed21 chromosome 11, ASM2621246v1, whole genome shotgun sequence genomic DNA carries:
- the LOC130827679 gene encoding vacuolar-sorting receptor 6-like produces MNWVVMINKNKLLLLLLIICLLLLELGNISVINGRFVVEKNSVTVLQPYSMKSKHDASIANFGVPEYGGSMVASVVYPSHGSDACKPFPHNKPFKSNTSTPTILLLDRGECYFALKAWNAQEAGAAAVLVADTIDEPLITMDSPEESSDADGFIEKIEIPSVLIDREFGDRLRQALKGGDDVVVKLDWSESMPNPDGRVEYELWTNSNDECGVRCNEQIKFISDFKGHAQILEKSGYTLFTPHYITWYCPEAFLLSRQCKSQCINRGRYCAPDPEQDFGEGFEGKDVVIENLRQLCVYQVAKSQNRSWVWWDFVSDFHIRCSMKDNKYSRSCAEGVLKSLRLPLDKIEKCMGDPEANQDNEILKNEQDKQIGKGTRGDVAILPTLVINDVQYRGKLERTAVLMALCAAFKEKTDPPLCLTADIETNECLENNGGCWHDNKANITACKDTFRGRICECPLVGGVQYHGDGYTTCKAHGPGRCTIDSGGCWSETRNGKTFSACSVSELSGCTCPKGFKGDGHQCDDIDECKEKSACQCPECSCKNTWGGFDCKCGGSRLYINEQDTCIERSSSKMGWFSSLLVLAAILAGLGSAGYVFYKYRLRSYMDSEIMAIMSQYMPLDSQNARNVEVHNSEVEPLSLGSSV; encoded by the exons ATGAATTGGGTAGTAAtgataaacaaaaacaaattattattattattattaataatatgtttattattattagaattaggaAATATAAGTGTAATAAATGGGAGATTTGTGGTGGAAAAAAATAGTGTAACAGTGCTACAACCATACAGTATGAAATCAAAACATGATGCTTCAATTGCCAATTTTGGAGTACCAGAATATGGAGGATCAATGGTGGCTTCTGTTGTTTATCCTTCTCATGGATCTGATGCTTGTAAACCTTTTCCTCATAATAAGCCTTTCAAATCTAATACTTCTACACCTACTATTCTTCTTCTTGATCGTGGAG AATGCTATTTTGCCCTGAAAGCATGGAATGCACAAGAAGCAGGAGCAGCAGCAGTATTAGTAGCCGATACAATAGACGAGCCTCTAATAACCATGGATTCCCCGGAGGAAAGCAGTGATGCAGACGGGTTCATAGAAAAGATTGAAATCCCCTCGGTTTTAATAGACCGAGAATTCGGAGATCGCCTACGACAAGCCTTAAAGGGAGGAGACGATGTTGTGGTAAAACTCGACTGGTCTGAGTCGATGCCAAATCCTGATGGCCGGGTGGAATATGAGCTGTGGACTAACAGCAATGACGAATGTGGTGTCCGGTGCAATGAGCAGATCAAATTCATCAGCGACTTCAAGGGCCACGCGCAGATTTTGGAGAAGTCGGGTTACACATTGTTTACTCCTCATTACATAACATGGTATTGCCCGGAAGCTTTTCTTCTAAGTAGGCAGTGCAAATCGCAATGTATAAACCGAGGAAGGTATTGTGCACCCGATCCTGAGCAGGATTTCGGGGAGGGATTTGAAGGGAAAGATGTTGTGATTGAGAATTTGAGGCAACTTTGTGTGTATCAAGTTGCTAAATCTCAAAATAGGTCTTGGGTTTGGTGGGATTTTGTGTCTGATTTCCATATTAGGTGTTCTATGAAGGATAACAAGTACTCTAGGAGTTGTGCCGAGGGCGTCTTGAAGTCTCTTC GTTTGCCTCTCGATAAGATTGAAAAGTGCATGGGAGATCCTGAAGCCAACCAAGACAATGAAATATTGAAAAACGAACAAGACAAGCAG ATTGGAAAAGGAACTCGTGGTGATGTTGCTATTTTGCCTACACTGGTCATCAACGATGTACAATACAGAG GCAAACTGGAGAGAACTGCCGTACTAATGGCCTTATGTGCTGCCTTCAAAGAGAAAACCGATCCTCCACTTTGTCTAACCGCAG ACATCGAGACAAACGAGTGTCTTGAAAACAACGGAGGGTGTTGGCACGACAATAAAGCAAACATAACAGCCTGCAAG GATACTTTTCGGGGGAGAATTTGTGAATGTCCTCTTGTCGGAGGTGTTCAGTACCATGGAGATGGTTATACAACATGTAAAG CTCATGGACCGGGAAGGTGTACCATAGACAGTGGCGGTTGCTGGTCGGAAACAAGGAATGGAAAGACGTTCTCAGCTTGTTCA GTATCAGAACTTTCGGGCTGCACATGTCCGAAAGGGTTCAAAGGCGATGGCCATCAGTGTGACG ATATTGATGAATGCAAGGAAAAGAGTGCTTGTCAATGCCCTGAATGTAGCTGCAAGAATACGTGGGGCGGGTTTGATTGCAAGTGCGGAGGGAGTCGCTTGTATATAAACGAGCAAGATACTTGTATAG AACGAAGCTCCTCAAAAATGGGATGGTTCTCGTCTCTCTTAGTCCTAGCAGCAATCTTGGCTGGTCTCGGCTCAGCTGGATACGTATTCTACAAGTACAGACTTCGG TCTTACATGGATTCAGAGATTATGGCTATCATGTCTCAGTACATGCCACTTGACAGTCAAAATGCTAGAAATGTTGAAGTACATAACTCTGAGGTTGAACCTCTAAGCCTAGGATCTTCAGTATAA